The Sphingorhabdus sp. Alg231-15 genome has a segment encoding these proteins:
- a CDS encoding nitrite/sulfite reductase, with the protein MYQYDKYDQQMVDTRVAEFRDQVERRLAGELTEDQFKPLRLMNGLYLQLHAYMLRVAIPYGTLNGKQMRMLGHIARKYDRDYGHFTTRQNIQYNWIKLEDAPDILTDLASVEMHAIQTSGNCIRNISSDQYAGAAADEIADPRPWAEILRQWSSFHPEFSYLPRKFKIAVIASDEDRAAMRLHDIGIQLVHKDGELGAKFFVGGGMGRTPMIAPEIRDFVPADELISYAEACLRVYNRYGRRDNKYKARIKILVHELGKEEYTRQVEEEFAHMKTLGLNPPVEELARITEYFADPAFDKDASDDLDLSDPDFNLWVDQNTVAHKQPGYAIATISLKPKSGIPGDASSAQIDLMADLAEQYSFDEMRVTHSQNIVLPHVKKSDLYALWQKLDEAGLAPANLDLITDSIACPGLDYCSLANARSIPLAQKISERFADLGRQRELGELKLKISGCINACGHHHAGHIGILGVDRKGTENYQLLLGGSAAEDTSLAKITGPGFDEDGVIDAIETVTDLYLKERQEDERFIDTYRRVGMAAFKEAIYG; encoded by the coding sequence ATGTATCAATATGACAAATATGACCAGCAGATGGTCGATACACGGGTTGCGGAATTTCGCGATCAGGTCGAACGCCGCCTGGCCGGTGAACTGACTGAAGACCAGTTCAAACCGCTCCGTCTGATGAATGGACTTTATCTCCAGTTGCACGCTTACATGCTGCGCGTCGCCATTCCTTATGGCACATTGAACGGCAAGCAGATGCGGATGCTGGGTCACATCGCACGCAAATATGACCGCGACTACGGGCATTTTACTACGCGCCAGAATATTCAATATAACTGGATCAAGCTGGAAGATGCGCCTGATATTCTCACCGATCTGGCATCGGTTGAAATGCACGCAATCCAGACCAGCGGCAATTGCATCCGCAATATCTCATCTGACCAATATGCAGGTGCGGCGGCTGACGAGATTGCGGATCCGCGTCCTTGGGCGGAAATCCTCCGTCAATGGTCGAGTTTCCACCCTGAATTTTCTTACCTGCCTCGCAAGTTCAAGATCGCGGTCATTGCCAGCGACGAAGACCGCGCGGCGATGCGCCTTCATGATATCGGGATCCAGCTTGTTCACAAGGACGGCGAACTGGGAGCGAAATTCTTTGTCGGTGGCGGCATGGGCCGGACGCCAATGATCGCTCCTGAAATCCGTGATTTCGTCCCGGCAGACGAGTTGATCAGCTATGCCGAAGCCTGCCTGCGGGTCTATAATCGCTACGGGCGGCGCGACAACAAATATAAAGCGCGGATCAAAATCCTCGTCCATGAACTCGGCAAGGAAGAATATACCCGCCAGGTCGAAGAAGAATTCGCCCATATGAAAACGCTGGGCCTCAATCCGCCAGTGGAAGAGCTTGCGCGGATCACCGAGTATTTTGCTGATCCGGCATTTGACAAAGACGCCAGCGATGATCTCGATCTCTCGGATCCCGACTTCAACCTTTGGGTCGACCAGAATACGGTCGCACACAAACAGCCCGGCTATGCCATTGCTACAATCAGCCTGAAGCCAAAAAGCGGTATTCCGGGCGACGCATCCTCTGCGCAGATTGACCTGATGGCTGATCTGGCGGAACAATATAGCTTTGATGAGATGCGGGTTACGCACAGTCAGAATATCGTTTTGCCTCACGTCAAAAAGAGCGATCTTTATGCCCTCTGGCAGAAGCTGGATGAAGCGGGCCTGGCGCCAGCCAATCTCGATTTGATCACTGACAGCATTGCCTGCCCTGGTCTGGATTATTGCAGCCTTGCCAATGCACGTTCCATTCCGCTGGCACAGAAGATCAGCGAGCGCTTTGCTGATCTCGGTCGCCAACGCGAACTGGGCGAACTGAAACTCAAAATATCTGGCTGCATAAATGCCTGCGGGCACCATCATGCGGGTCATATCGGTATATTGGGTGTCGATCGGAAAGGTACAGAAAATTACCAGTTACTGCTTGGCGGATCAGCTGCCGAAGACACCAGCCTTGCCAAAATAACCGGCCCCGGCTTTGACGAAGATGGCGTGATCGACGCGATCGAGACGGTGACCGATTTGTATCTGAAGGAACGGCAGGAGGATGAGCGGTTTATCGACACTTATCGGCGTGTTGGCATGGCAGCGTTCAAGGAGGCTATTTATGGTTGA
- a CDS encoding DUF934 domain-containing protein, translated as MVEAIRFRDDDVHEEPAVSLDAFLDQSNATAVRIEAGEDARLLLPLLDRLALIEIDFPVFGDGRGYSAAQILREAGYKGELRASGDVLVDQIAYMRRCGFDAFAPDAPIDAKVMKKALDLYDEVYQGTTDSRAPIWNLRHG; from the coding sequence ATGGTTGAGGCAATCCGTTTTCGCGATGACGACGTCCACGAAGAGCCAGCGGTTTCGCTGGATGCCTTTCTGGATCAATCCAATGCCACCGCTGTGCGGATCGAAGCCGGCGAAGATGCCCGGCTGTTGCTGCCGTTACTAGACCGTCTGGCACTAATAGAGATCGATTTTCCTGTCTTCGGTGATGGTCGCGGCTATTCTGCAGCACAGATTTTGCGCGAAGCAGGTTATAAAGGAGAATTGCGCGCCAGCGGAGACGTGCTGGTCGATCAGATCGCCTATATGCGCCGCTGCGGCTTTGACGCGTTCGCACCTGATGCTCCGATCGATGCCAAGGTCATGAAAAAAGCGCTGGACCTCTATGATGAGGTCTATCAGGGCACAACCGATTCCCGTGCCCCAATATGGAATTTGCGCCATGGGTGA
- a CDS encoding phosphoadenylyl-sulfate reductase, translating to MGEPARKIDIIDARPDFTQADADALNARFEGVHASAMLKTLFEEGNLGEVAVVSSFGTESAVLLHLVATADPSIPVTFVDTLKMFPETLEYRETLIKTLGIQNGNVVKPDPVVLAAKDGNELRWSFDPDGCCEIRKVEPLARAKADLNSWISGRKAFQSVTRQNLPRFEVEDGRLKINPLGDWVKDDLEAYFEEHDLPRHPLEAQGYLSVGCAPCTSKVKPGEDPRAGRWRGWDKTECGIHDEVTPLPIADDDESGANDPIF from the coding sequence ATGGGTGAACCAGCTCGCAAAATTGACATTATCGATGCACGTCCAGACTTTACGCAGGCGGATGCAGATGCGCTGAACGCACGCTTTGAAGGCGTGCATGCATCAGCCATGCTCAAAACGCTGTTCGAGGAAGGCAATCTCGGCGAAGTCGCTGTTGTTTCATCATTTGGTACAGAAAGCGCGGTCCTGCTGCACTTAGTTGCAACGGCCGACCCTTCGATTCCCGTGACCTTTGTCGATACGTTGAAGATGTTTCCAGAAACGCTGGAATATCGTGAGACTCTTATCAAGACGTTGGGCATTCAAAATGGAAATGTGGTGAAGCCCGACCCTGTCGTTCTCGCCGCAAAGGACGGGAACGAATTACGCTGGTCATTTGACCCGGATGGCTGCTGTGAAATCCGCAAGGTCGAGCCTTTGGCACGCGCCAAAGCTGATCTCAACAGCTGGATTTCCGGCCGCAAGGCTTTTCAATCTGTCACCCGGCAAAATCTGCCGCGCTTTGAAGTCGAAGACGGTCGCCTGAAAATCAACCCGCTGGGCGATTGGGTCAAAGATGATCTCGAAGCTTATTTTGAAGAACATGACCTGCCCCGGCACCCCCTGGAGGCGCAAGGATATCTCTCCGTCGGCTGTGCGCCGTGCACCTCAAAGGTGAAACCCGGCGAAGACCCCCGCGCAGGCCGGTGGCGCGGTTGGGACAAAACCGAATGTGGTATTCATGACGAAGTCACACCTCTGCCAATCGCGGATGATGATGAAAGTGGCGCAAACGATCCGATCTTTTAG
- a CDS encoding DUF1330 domain-containing protein → MKIFTAQVTSIVTLTMASLLALPVGAKDNETAPATYVNSDAKAYAAMQKLPADEPLHMLNMIRFKDKASYEDGSAFAVKGWTGQQAYAEYSRHSGPIANRAGGKVVYFGMPQLTLIGPEHEKWDAVFIVSYPNLASFLALVGDPEYKKHAFHRSAAVADSRLVRMASAPVPN, encoded by the coding sequence ATGAAAATATTTACCGCCCAGGTCACATCCATTGTGACATTAACGATGGCCTCATTATTGGCCTTGCCCGTCGGTGCCAAAGACAATGAAACGGCACCCGCAACATACGTAAACTCCGATGCAAAAGCCTATGCTGCCATGCAGAAGCTTCCTGCAGATGAACCGCTGCACATGCTCAATATGATCCGGTTCAAAGACAAAGCGAGCTATGAAGACGGTAGCGCATTTGCAGTCAAGGGTTGGACCGGCCAGCAGGCTTACGCGGAATATAGTCGCCATTCAGGTCCTATTGCCAATCGGGCTGGTGGAAAGGTAGTGTATTTCGGAATGCCCCAGCTTACCTTGATCGGACCAGAACATGAAAAATGGGATGCAGTTTTCATTGTCTCTTATCCCAATCTTGCATCCTTTTTAGCGCTCGTCGGTGATCCGGAATATAAAAAACACGCCTTCCATCGTAGCGCTGCGGTTGCGGATTCACGGCTGGTGCGCATGGCATCTGCTCCCGTGCCCAATTAA
- a CDS encoding DUF1330 domain-containing protein: protein MKFIIKLITSIMASSLVLSTAAPAAAEHHQAAANHGHIDANPKALGEMFKLPMDEEIHMLNMIKLKDKAEYPDGSEFAKKGWTGAQAYAEYRRHAGPIVARLGGSTHYTGVPQLTLIGPEDEQWDSIFIIYYPDVTILQALFEDPEYQKHAFHRKAGVADSRLIRMAPAPAPKQ, encoded by the coding sequence ATGAAATTCATCATCAAACTCATCACTTCGATCATGGCCTCCTCTTTGGTTCTATCCACTGCAGCACCAGCCGCTGCGGAACACCACCAGGCGGCAGCGAACCACGGTCATATCGATGCCAACCCAAAGGCGCTGGGCGAAATGTTCAAGCTGCCGATGGATGAAGAAATTCATATGCTCAATATGATCAAGCTAAAGGACAAAGCAGAATATCCGGATGGCAGTGAATTTGCGAAGAAAGGCTGGACTGGCGCTCAGGCCTATGCGGAATATCGCCGCCACGCAGGGCCAATTGTGGCGCGGCTGGGTGGCAGCACACACTATACCGGTGTACCGCAGCTTACTTTAATCGGCCCGGAAGACGAGCAATGGGACTCGATCTTCATCATCTACTATCCCGATGTGACCATTTTACAGGCTCTTTTTGAAGATCCGGAGTATCAGAAACATGCCTTTCATCGGAAGGCCGGGGTCGCGGATTCCAGACTAATTCGCATGGCTCCTGCGCCTGCTCCAAAACAGTAA
- a CDS encoding MAPEG family protein, which yields MVYPLTTAMAGAFLIILQQCLMMNAGSHRAKAKIGVGYSEDRELERKVRRHGNLAENGALFLVILALVEGITGGGTAVTIFAAIFVIARISHAVGFSSLSGSHADGSSFTPFVFFRMIGAMGTGLTGIALGLYLAYLLATL from the coding sequence ATGGTCTATCCTCTTACCACAGCAATGGCAGGCGCTTTCCTGATAATATTGCAGCAGTGTTTGATGATGAATGCGGGCTCGCACCGGGCAAAGGCCAAAATTGGTGTTGGCTATTCTGAAGACCGGGAGCTTGAACGGAAGGTTCGGCGTCATGGCAATCTTGCTGAGAATGGAGCGCTGTTTCTTGTCATCCTTGCACTGGTCGAAGGAATTACAGGCGGAGGCACCGCCGTGACTATTTTTGCGGCTATTTTTGTGATTGCACGCATATCGCATGCAGTTGGGTTCTCATCGCTTTCCGGCTCTCATGCCGATGGCAGTTCATTCACGCCATTTGTATTTTTCAGAATGATCGGTGCGATGGGTACTGGATTAACCGGCATCGCACTCGGTCTGTATCTTGCCTACCTTCTTGCAACACTTTGA
- a CDS encoding LysR substrate-binding domain-containing protein — protein sequence MLGAQHLDWEEVKSFAVVADAGSVRRAARALGVHHSTVSRRIDSLEYALGTKLFDRQPEGFVLNAAGEEFVTAVQDCGGRLNSAERSISGQDGDMSGVVTVTMAEPIAVHTFGPRLSEFTDMHPGIEVHMIATTSILDVSRREADIAIRIDNNPPQSLVGKRIITYNQTVYATQEYLDSQDFENDPEAARWVAWDADDNKFPEWTKETEFSKVPMWGCFPGAAMQLSAAKGGLGLAMIPCFIGDREPQLVRATKKKPIKARDIWLLTHSDLKRTARIKAFMTFAEKVLRDAKHEFLGII from the coding sequence ATGCTGGGCGCACAACATCTGGATTGGGAAGAGGTGAAAAGCTTCGCCGTAGTTGCGGATGCTGGATCGGTCCGACGGGCTGCTCGGGCGCTTGGCGTTCATCATTCCACAGTGAGCCGCCGGATAGATAGTCTCGAATACGCACTGGGTACAAAGCTCTTTGATCGACAGCCTGAAGGCTTTGTCCTGAACGCCGCCGGCGAGGAATTTGTCACCGCTGTACAAGATTGCGGGGGGCGGCTGAATAGCGCCGAACGATCAATATCAGGGCAGGATGGCGATATGAGCGGTGTCGTGACCGTAACAATGGCGGAGCCGATTGCCGTTCATACATTTGGCCCCAGATTGTCAGAATTTACCGACATGCATCCGGGCATCGAAGTGCATATGATCGCGACGACCAGTATATTGGATGTTTCGAGAAGGGAGGCTGATATAGCGATCCGCATTGATAACAATCCACCGCAATCGCTCGTGGGAAAACGCATCATCACCTATAATCAAACCGTATACGCAACTCAGGAATATCTGGATTCTCAGGATTTCGAAAATGATCCGGAAGCTGCAAGATGGGTTGCGTGGGATGCTGATGATAACAAATTCCCGGAATGGACGAAGGAAACAGAGTTTAGCAAAGTGCCGATGTGGGGATGTTTTCCGGGAGCGGCGATGCAATTGTCAGCGGCTAAGGGCGGCCTAGGTCTAGCCATGATCCCCTGTTTTATAGGAGACCGCGAACCGCAACTGGTCCGGGCCACAAAAAAGAAACCGATCAAGGCACGTGATATCTGGCTGCTGACGCACAGTGATCTAAAGCGGACGGCGCGGATCAAGGCGTTCATGACTTTTGCCGAAAAGGTCCTTCGTGATGCCAAACATGAGTTCCTGGGGATCATTTAG
- a CDS encoding redoxin domain-containing protein, with product MSLQSLLQAQMANSVTQIPPEALEVMRAADDELKERKVGADALKVGDFLPYATLSDATGNAVSLSSLNEEGPLIITFYRGGWCPYCNLELKAYQNILGEITGLGGQLIAISPEKPDNSLTTIEKNALTFPVLTDTGNRLAKALGIAFELPAELQQLFTNFGMNLDGLNAETGWALPIPATFVVGGNGQIVLADVDIKYTRRLEPSEALAALKSLTAATA from the coding sequence ATGTCGCTTCAATCCTTGCTTCAGGCGCAAATGGCAAACTCTGTCACGCAAATCCCACCTGAAGCACTCGAGGTCATGCGCGCCGCAGACGACGAACTTAAAGAACGGAAGGTTGGTGCAGATGCGCTAAAGGTTGGAGATTTTCTGCCTTATGCAACGCTCAGTGATGCAACTGGAAACGCTGTTTCATTGTCTAGCCTCAACGAGGAAGGTCCCCTCATCATAACCTTTTATCGAGGCGGATGGTGTCCCTACTGCAATCTGGAGCTTAAGGCGTATCAGAATATTCTTGGCGAGATCACCGGCCTTGGCGGTCAACTGATTGCAATTTCACCCGAGAAGCCAGACAATTCGCTGACGACCATCGAAAAAAATGCTCTCACATTTCCGGTTTTAACGGACACCGGAAATCGACTTGCCAAAGCCCTAGGAATTGCATTCGAGTTACCCGCGGAACTGCAGCAGCTATTCACAAATTTTGGCATGAATCTGGATGGACTAAATGCCGAAACCGGTTGGGCGCTTCCTATCCCGGCAACATTTGTAGTGGGCGGCAATGGCCAGATAGTTCTTGCCGATGTTGATATAAAATATACCCGCAGACTTGAACCATCGGAGGCACTCGCCGCGTTAAAGTCCTTAACCGCTGCAACAGCTTGA
- a CDS encoding glutathione S-transferase N-terminal domain-containing protein has product MIDLYTSTTPNGRKISIALEEMGLPYQVHAINLQNDEQYAPDFLKISPNNKIPAIVDSDNGVSVFESGAILTYLAEKTGQFLPTDTPARIEVLEWLAWQTAGLGPMLGQLNHFLNVADEKLPYAIKRFSDEMIRLLGVLDKQLAKHENVAGDYSIADMAIYPWSSAAYDGAKALIGTSFKNLETWHETMAARPAVQAGMAVPDV; this is encoded by the coding sequence ATGATTGATCTATATACTTCAACGACACCAAATGGCCGTAAGATATCAATAGCGTTGGAGGAAATGGGGCTGCCTTATCAGGTTCACGCCATTAACCTTCAAAATGATGAGCAGTATGCGCCAGATTTTCTAAAAATAAGCCCAAACAACAAAATACCAGCCATTGTGGATAGTGATAATGGCGTGAGCGTTTTTGAATCGGGTGCAATCCTCACATATCTGGCAGAGAAGACAGGTCAGTTTTTGCCCACCGATACACCTGCAAGGATAGAAGTTCTGGAATGGCTTGCTTGGCAAACAGCTGGGCTGGGACCGATGCTTGGGCAATTAAATCACTTCCTCAATGTCGCCGATGAAAAACTCCCCTACGCGATAAAACGCTTCTCGGATGAAATGATCAGACTTCTTGGTGTTCTCGATAAGCAACTGGCGAAGCATGAAAATGTGGCAGGCGATTATTCCATTGCGGATATGGCCATCTATCCGTGGTCATCGGCCGCCTATGACGGTGCAAAAGCCTTAATCGGAACTTCATTCAAAAATCTGGAAACCTGGCATGAAACCATGGCGGCTCGGCCAGCAGTTCAGGCGGGTATGGCGGTTCCGGACGTCTAG
- a CDS encoding alpha/beta fold hydrolase, translating to MKKILLSILGIAVLAVAIAGIVLTRDGELKTPTGEGMVALENGNFEAFPLPDYAAKFVGDDYKSYFVEVEPNIKVHVLEVGSGYPVYMQHGLPTSGFLYRKVADELPRDQFRIIMPTIVGLGFSSKIPAGQHTLENHISWMNATLNGLAIEEAIFVGHDWGGPIGMGALARSPELLKGAVILNTVLDSAKEERDLAPPLVVANTPVAGEILFEGLVSIFGQLPSFQADPASMPEDVIQLYEKPVRDSGNAKGILAMMRMSPDGPDHPSSKQYRELEEYYQGREFPTEIVWGMQDSILAKRLSDMKKNFPNAVVTETQGGHFLQEETPEEIASAVLRVYSRIQPVAEE from the coding sequence GTGAAGAAAATATTGCTGAGTATATTGGGGATAGCTGTTCTTGCCGTGGCAATTGCGGGCATTGTTTTAACCCGTGATGGAGAATTGAAAACGCCTACTGGAGAGGGCATGGTAGCCTTAGAGAATGGTAATTTTGAAGCATTTCCTTTGCCTGACTATGCCGCCAAGTTTGTCGGAGACGACTATAAAAGCTACTTCGTCGAGGTAGAGCCCAACATCAAAGTCCACGTGTTGGAGGTTGGCTCTGGCTATCCTGTTTATATGCAGCACGGTCTTCCCACATCCGGGTTCCTTTATCGCAAGGTTGCAGATGAATTGCCGCGGGACCAATTCCGTATCATCATGCCCACTATCGTCGGGCTGGGTTTTTCAAGCAAGATTCCAGCCGGCCAGCACACGCTTGAGAATCATATCAGCTGGATGAACGCGACCTTGAATGGATTGGCGATCGAAGAAGCCATTTTTGTCGGCCATGATTGGGGCGGTCCCATTGGCATGGGCGCGCTTGCCCGTTCTCCTGAATTATTGAAGGGCGCAGTGATCCTGAATACCGTACTCGATTCGGCTAAAGAAGAACGAGATCTGGCGCCCCCTCTTGTCGTCGCGAATACGCCTGTGGCTGGTGAGATTTTGTTTGAGGGCCTTGTATCCATATTTGGGCAACTACCGTCCTTTCAGGCAGACCCTGCCTCGATGCCGGAAGACGTCATCCAGCTTTATGAAAAACCGGTGCGGGATAGCGGTAATGCCAAGGGCATATTGGCGATGATGCGCATGTCCCCAGACGGCCCGGATCACCCCAGTTCAAAACAGTATCGAGAACTGGAAGAATATTATCAGGGACGCGAGTTTCCGACGGAAATAGTTTGGGGAATGCAGGATTCCATTTTGGCTAAAAGACTGTCGGACATGAAAAAGAATTTCCCCAATGCGGTCGTGACCGAAACGCAAGGAGGGCATTTTTTGCAGGAAGAAACACCTGAAGAAATTGCCTCCGCCGTGCTGCGGGTTTACTCCCGAATTCAACCCGTCGCAGAAGAATAG
- a CDS encoding glutathione S-transferase N-terminal domain-containing protein: MKSVKLFGYSTSPYVRKTGCFLYYKGIDFTHVPVNPMEPEATIGFTEQTQVPVLEIDGEWRLESSAHAHWLDELFPEKPLCPAQHKAKIEEIDKWVSDTFLLSIFRYSIDGEMNHRFRQAGWRLAAILSAQTPLPEQARHLWPEALKKAPFIQDMAKHMDLTESYQDMQLRIAGELVGHIGDGPYLGSLDQPTMLDFAIFPQMVWGYMFGLEEHLSAAAHPVIKAWLQRVAVHLPDNPTLSPDFMQVHSIADGLS; the protein is encoded by the coding sequence ATGAAATCAGTAAAACTATTCGGTTATTCAACCAGCCCCTATGTCCGGAAAACTGGTTGTTTTCTCTACTATAAAGGTATCGATTTTACACATGTTCCTGTCAATCCTATGGAGCCTGAAGCCACCATTGGATTCACCGAACAAACTCAGGTTCCTGTGCTGGAAATTGACGGCGAATGGAGACTGGAATCTTCTGCCCATGCGCATTGGCTAGACGAGCTATTTCCGGAAAAGCCTCTTTGCCCTGCACAGCATAAAGCAAAGATCGAAGAAATCGACAAATGGGTTAGCGATACTTTTCTTCTGAGCATCTTCAGATATTCGATTGATGGTGAAATGAATCACCGCTTCCGGCAAGCAGGCTGGCGTTTAGCCGCGATCCTAAGCGCACAGACACCGCTTCCCGAACAAGCTCGCCATCTATGGCCCGAAGCTTTGAAAAAAGCACCGTTCATTCAAGATATGGCTAAACATATGGATTTGACCGAAAGCTACCAAGATATGCAGCTTCGGATAGCGGGCGAACTTGTAGGCCATATTGGTGATGGCCCCTATCTGGGATCACTCGATCAGCCAACCATGCTCGACTTTGCCATTTTTCCACAAATGGTATGGGGATATATGTTCGGATTGGAAGAACATCTGAGCGCGGCAGCACATCCAGTTATCAAAGCATGGCTGCAGCGCGTTGCAGTCCATTTGCCCGACAATCCTACGCTATCGCCGGATTTTATGCAGGTACACTCAATTGCTGATGGTTTGAGTTGA